The Medicago truncatula cultivar Jemalong A17 chromosome 4, MtrunA17r5.0-ANR, whole genome shotgun sequence genome includes a region encoding these proteins:
- the LOC25491726 gene encoding non-specific lipid-transfer protein 1 → MGNMKFACVVMICMAVLYAQHGEAITCPQVSSNLVPCVTYLQSGGAVSTRCCNGVRNIVSAARTTADRRVTCNCLKSAAAAYRRINQGYAAALPGKCRVYLPFKISASFNCASIR, encoded by the exons ATGGGTAATATGAAGTTTGCATGTGTTGTTATGATATGCATGGCTGTGTTATATGCACAACATGGAGAAGCAATTACATGTCCACAAGTCTCAAGTAACCTTGTACCATGTGTAACTTATCTTCAGAGTGGTGGTGCTGTTTCGACGCGGTGTTGTAACGGTGTTAGAAACATCGTCAGCGCTGCTAGGACCACCGCTGACCGTCGTGTTACTTGCAACTGCTTGAAGTCAGCTGCTGCTGCTTACAGGAGAATCAACCAAGGCTATGCTGCTGCACTCCCCGGAAAATGTAGGGTTTACCTTCCCTTCAAGATCAGTGCTTCCTTCAATTGTGCTAG TATCAGGTGA